The following are encoded in a window of Streptomyces sp. Go-475 genomic DNA:
- a CDS encoding RNA polymerase sigma factor, which yields MIARVRAGEPEAYAELVRAHTAIALRAATALGAGSDAEDVVQQAFVKAYCALGRFRDGMAFKPWLLAIVANETRNTARTAARQRTLAVREAALTQAEPLIPESADPAVATVEAERRAALLAALEKLSEEHRLVVTYRYLLEMDEPETAQALGCPRGTVKSRLSRALRKLARLLPDFQPREGGGEGE from the coding sequence GTGATCGCACGCGTACGCGCCGGAGAGCCGGAGGCGTACGCGGAGCTGGTGCGGGCGCACACGGCGATCGCACTGCGCGCGGCCACCGCGCTCGGGGCGGGGTCGGACGCGGAGGACGTGGTGCAGCAGGCCTTCGTCAAGGCGTACTGCGCGCTGGGCCGGTTCCGGGACGGCATGGCGTTCAAGCCGTGGCTGCTGGCGATCGTGGCCAACGAGACGAGGAACACAGCGCGGACGGCCGCGCGGCAGAGGACACTCGCCGTCCGGGAGGCGGCGCTGACGCAGGCCGAGCCGTTGATACCGGAGTCGGCGGATCCGGCGGTGGCGACGGTGGAGGCGGAGCGCCGTGCCGCGCTGCTGGCCGCCCTGGAGAAGCTGAGCGAGGAGCACCGGCTGGTCGTCACCTACCGGTACCTGCTGGAGATGGACGAGCCGGAGACGGCCCAGGCCCTCGGCTGTCCACGCGGGACGGTGAAGTCGCGCCTGAGCCGGGCACTGCGCAAGCTGGCCAGGTTGCTGCCGGACTTCCAGCCTCGGGAGGGGGGTGGGGAGGGTGAGTGA
- the trpS gene encoding tryptophan--tRNA ligase: MASDRPRVLSGIQPTAGSFHLGNYLGAVRQWVALQETHDAFYMVVDLHAITIPQDPKDLRANTRLAAAQLLAAGLDPDRCTLFVQSHVPEHAQLAWIMNCLTGFGEAGRMTQFKDKSAKQGAERASVGLFTYPILQVADILLYQAHEVPVGEDQRQHIELTRDLATRFNGRFGETFTLPKPYILKETAKIYDLQDPSIKMSKSASTPKGLINLLDEPKATAKKVKSAVTDTDTVIRYDAENKPGVSNLLTIHSTLTGTSIAELEREYEGKMYGALKTDLAEIMVEFVTPFRERTQQYLDDPETLDSILAKGAEKARAVAAETLAQAYDRVGFLPAKH; the protein is encoded by the coding sequence ATGGCCTCTGACCGACCCCGCGTGCTCTCCGGCATCCAGCCCACCGCCGGTTCGTTCCACCTCGGCAACTACCTCGGCGCCGTCCGCCAGTGGGTGGCCCTGCAGGAGACCCACGACGCCTTCTACATGGTCGTCGACCTGCACGCGATCACCATCCCGCAGGACCCGAAGGACCTGCGCGCGAACACGCGCCTGGCCGCGGCCCAGCTCCTCGCCGCGGGGCTCGACCCGGACCGCTGCACGCTCTTCGTCCAGAGCCACGTCCCCGAGCACGCCCAGCTCGCCTGGATCATGAACTGCCTCACCGGCTTCGGCGAGGCCGGCCGGATGACCCAGTTCAAGGACAAGTCGGCCAAGCAGGGCGCCGAGCGCGCCTCGGTCGGCCTGTTCACGTACCCGATCCTCCAGGTCGCGGACATCCTGCTCTACCAGGCCCACGAGGTCCCGGTCGGCGAGGACCAGCGCCAGCACATCGAGCTCACCCGCGACCTCGCCACGCGCTTCAACGGCCGTTTCGGCGAGACCTTCACGCTCCCGAAGCCGTACATCCTCAAGGAAACGGCGAAGATCTACGACCTCCAGGACCCGTCGATCAAGATGAGCAAGTCGGCGTCCACGCCGAAGGGCCTCATCAATCTCCTCGACGAGCCGAAGGCCACCGCGAAGAAGGTCAAGAGCGCGGTCACCGACACGGACACGGTGATCCGCTACGACGCGGAGAACAAGCCCGGCGTGTCGAACCTCCTGACCATCCACTCCACGCTCACCGGCACGTCGATCGCCGAGCTGGAGCGGGAGTACGAGGGCAAGATGTACGGCGCGCTCAAGACGGACCTCGCCGAGATCATGGTCGAGTTCGTGACGCCGTTCCGGGAGCGCACGCAGCAGTACCTGGACGACCCCGAGACGCTCGACTCGATCCTGGCCAAGGGCGCCGAGAAGGCCCGCGCGGTCGCCGCGGAGACCCTCGCCCAGGCGTACGACAGGGTCGGTTTCCTGCCCGCCAAGCACTGA
- a CDS encoding 2'-5' RNA ligase family protein codes for MGTVTIGVSIAVPEPHGSELQQLRAGFGDAAAHGIPTHVTLLPPTEIDDTALPAVEAHLTEVAAAGRPFPMRLSGTGTFRPLSPVVFVRVVAGAEACTELQQQVRDPAGPVPRELQFPYHPHVTVAHGIDEAAMDRAFEELAGYEAEWPCTGFALYEQGADGVWRKLREFTFGGGSVVPPQAGRVERGSVPTR; via the coding sequence GTGGGGACCGTAACGATCGGTGTCTCGATCGCGGTCCCGGAGCCTCACGGCAGCGAGCTCCAGCAGCTGCGCGCGGGCTTCGGCGACGCCGCGGCTCACGGCATCCCCACGCACGTCACCCTGTTGCCGCCGACGGAGATCGACGACACCGCCCTGCCGGCCGTCGAGGCCCATCTGACCGAGGTCGCCGCGGCCGGCCGGCCGTTCCCCATGCGGCTGTCCGGCACCGGCACGTTCCGGCCCCTGTCGCCGGTGGTGTTCGTCCGGGTCGTCGCGGGCGCGGAGGCCTGCACCGAGTTGCAGCAGCAGGTCCGCGACCCCGCCGGGCCGGTCCCGCGCGAACTGCAGTTCCCGTACCACCCGCACGTCACCGTCGCGCACGGCATCGACGAGGCGGCGATGGACCGCGCCTTCGAGGAACTCGCCGGCTACGAGGCCGAGTGGCCCTGCACCGGCTTCGCCCTCTACGAACAGGGCGCCGACGGCGTCTGGCGCAAGCTGCGCGAGTTCACCTTCGGCGGCGGCTCGGTGGTCCCGCCCCAGGCCGGCCGCGTGGAACGAGGCTCGGTCCCCACCCGCTGA
- a CDS encoding decaprenylphospho-beta-D-erythro-pentofuranosid-2-ulose 2-reductase: MKDAFGLPQSLLVLGGTSEIALATARRLIARRTRTVWLAGRPSPALEEAAGQLRGLGADVHTVAFDALDPASHEAVLGKIFAEGDIDMVLLAFGLLGDQARDEREPEAAVRVAQTNYTGAVSAGLVCARALQSQGHGSLVVLSSVAGERARRANFIYGSSKAGLDAFAQGLGDALHGTGVHVMVVRPGFVRTRMTAGLPETPLATTPEAVATAVELGLRRRSETVWVPGTLRLVMSALRHLPRGVFRRLPI; encoded by the coding sequence ATGAAGGACGCCTTCGGCCTCCCCCAGTCCCTGCTCGTCCTCGGCGGTACGTCCGAGATCGCGCTGGCCACCGCCCGCCGGCTGATCGCCCGCCGCACCCGCACGGTCTGGCTGGCGGGCCGTCCCTCACCCGCGCTGGAGGAGGCCGCCGGGCAACTGCGCGGACTCGGCGCCGACGTGCACACCGTCGCCTTCGACGCACTCGACCCGGCCTCCCACGAGGCCGTGCTCGGCAAGATCTTCGCCGAGGGCGACATCGACATGGTGCTGCTCGCCTTCGGGCTGCTCGGTGACCAGGCCCGTGACGAACGGGAGCCGGAGGCGGCGGTTCGGGTCGCGCAGACCAACTACACCGGCGCGGTCTCGGCGGGCCTGGTGTGCGCCCGGGCGCTCCAGTCCCAGGGGCACGGCTCGCTGGTCGTGCTGTCGTCCGTCGCGGGCGAGCGGGCCCGCCGCGCCAACTTCATCTACGGCTCCAGCAAGGCCGGCCTGGACGCCTTCGCACAGGGTCTGGGCGACGCGCTGCACGGCACGGGCGTGCACGTCATGGTCGTCCGCCCCGGCTTCGTCCGGACCCGCATGACCGCCGGCCTCCCCGAGACCCCCCTCGCGACCACGCCCGAGGCGGTCGCCACGGCCGTGGAACTGGGGCTGCGCCGCCGCTCGGAGACGGTGTGGGTACCGGGCACCCTACGGCTGGTGATGTCGGCACTGCGGCATCTGCCACGGGGGGTGTTCCGGCGGCTGCCGATCTGA
- a CDS encoding FAD-binding oxidoreductase — protein sequence MSADTDSAPDQAPDITGLDHTTVTGWGRTAPTAARLVRPRTYEEAAAAVRECGTRGGIPRGLGRAYGDAAQNAGGAVLDMTGLDRVHAIDADGGTVLCDAGVSLHRLMEVLLPLGWFVPVTPGTRYVTVGGAIGADIHGKNHHVSGSFARHVLALELLTADGEIRTVIPGTPLFDATAGGMGLTGVILTATIRLQPVETSLMSVDTERAADLDDLMARLAATDHRYRYSVAWIDLLARGASTGRAVLTRGDHAPLDALPARLRRDALSFRTSRLPSAPAVLPEGLLSRTTVGLFNELWYRKAPRARAGQLQRISAFFHPLDGVPHWNRVYGRGGFVQYQFVVGYGQEDALRRIVRRISERRCPSFLAVLKRFGESDPGWLSFPVPGWTLALDIPAGLPGLGAFLDELDEEVAAAGGRVYLAKDARLRPELLAAMYPRLDDFRTLRAELDPHGVFVSDLSRRLGL from the coding sequence ATGTCTGCCGACACCGATTCCGCCCCCGATCAGGCCCCGGACATCACGGGCCTGGACCACACCACCGTCACCGGCTGGGGCCGCACCGCCCCCACCGCCGCCCGGCTGGTCCGCCCGCGGACGTACGAGGAGGCCGCGGCGGCCGTCCGGGAGTGCGGGACCCGCGGCGGGATCCCCCGGGGCCTGGGACGGGCGTACGGGGACGCCGCGCAGAACGCGGGCGGGGCCGTGCTGGACATGACGGGCCTGGACCGCGTCCACGCGATCGACGCCGACGGCGGCACCGTGCTGTGCGACGCGGGCGTCTCCCTGCACCGGCTGATGGAGGTGCTGCTGCCGCTCGGCTGGTTCGTGCCGGTCACCCCCGGCACGCGCTACGTCACCGTCGGCGGGGCGATCGGCGCCGACATCCACGGCAAGAACCACCACGTCTCGGGCTCCTTCGCCCGGCACGTGCTCGCCCTCGAACTGCTCACCGCGGACGGCGAGATCCGCACGGTCATCCCCGGCACGCCCCTGTTCGACGCCACCGCGGGCGGCATGGGCCTGACCGGGGTGATCCTCACCGCGACCATCCGGCTCCAGCCGGTGGAGACCTCGCTGATGTCGGTCGACACCGAACGGGCGGCCGACCTCGACGACCTGATGGCCCGGCTGGCCGCCACCGACCACCGCTACCGCTACTCGGTCGCCTGGATCGACCTGCTGGCCCGGGGCGCGTCGACCGGCCGCGCGGTCCTCACCCGAGGCGACCACGCGCCCCTGGACGCGCTCCCCGCCCGCCTGCGCCGCGACGCGCTCTCCTTCCGCACCTCGCGCCTCCCCTCCGCGCCCGCCGTCCTCCCCGAGGGCCTGCTCAGCCGCACCACCGTGGGCCTCTTCAACGAGCTCTGGTACCGCAAGGCCCCCCGCGCCCGGGCCGGCCAACTCCAGCGGATCTCAGCCTTCTTCCACCCCCTGGACGGCGTGCCCCACTGGAACCGCGTGTACGGCCGCGGCGGTTTCGTGCAGTACCAGTTCGTCGTCGGCTACGGCCAGGAGGACGCCCTGCGCCGCATCGTGCGCCGCATCTCCGAACGCCGCTGCCCGTCCTTCCTCGCCGTCCTCAAGCGCTTCGGGGAGTCCGACCCGGGCTGGCTGTCCTTCCCCGTGCCCGGCTGGACGCTGGCCCTGGACATCCCGGCGGGGCTGCCCGGCCTCGGCGCGTTCCTCGACGAACTCGACGAGGAGGTCGCCGCCGCGGGCGGCCGCGTCTACCTCGCCAAGGACGCCCGGCTGCGCCCGGAACTGCTCGCGGCGATGTACCCGCGCCTCGACGACTTCCGCACCCTGCGCGCCGAACTGGACCCGCACGGGGTCTTCGTGTCCGACCTGTCCCGCCGCCTCGGTCTCTAG
- a CDS encoding phosphatase PAP2 family protein, producing MDDLDDLHDMDHRIVSALRACGTDPRVAGAARALSWAGEHAALWLAAGLAGAAVDGRRRGAWLRGTALTAGAHLVSMGVKRVVRRPRPAHVEPLVRTAGRHSFPSSHATSAAAAAVAFGALGARAVPPLAAAVCVSRLVVGVHYPSDVAAGAALGALTARLGARWVKGGAHHE from the coding sequence ATGGACGACCTCGACGACCTGCACGACATGGACCACCGGATCGTTTCGGCGCTCAGGGCGTGCGGCACCGACCCGCGCGTGGCCGGGGCCGCACGCGCCCTGTCCTGGGCGGGGGAGCACGCGGCGCTGTGGCTGGCGGCGGGCCTCGCCGGAGCCGCCGTCGACGGCAGGAGACGCGGCGCCTGGCTGCGCGGCACGGCCCTCACCGCCGGGGCGCACCTCGTCAGCATGGGGGTGAAACGGGTCGTGCGCCGCCCGCGCCCCGCGCACGTCGAACCCCTGGTGCGCACCGCGGGCCGGCACTCCTTCCCCAGCTCCCACGCCACCTCCGCCGCGGCCGCCGCCGTGGCCTTCGGCGCCCTCGGGGCCCGCGCGGTCCCGCCGCTCGCCGCCGCCGTGTGCGTCTCCCGCCTCGTCGTCGGGGTCCACTACCCCTCCGACGTCGCGGCCGGTGCCGCGCTCGGCGCCCTCACGGCCCGCCTGGGCGCCCGCTGGGTGAAGGGAGGCGCCCACCATGAGTGA
- a CDS encoding decaprenyl-phosphate phosphoribosyltransferase: MSETAILRQRAPEQPSAPSRRGGLLAGLVRTARPRQWVKNVLVVAAPAAAGELFSRYALTRLALVFVLFTACAAAVYLVNDARDADADRAHPVKRHRPVAAGQVPVPVAYAVGGALGVLAPFAAAWLCGPAVAALLTAYLGMQLAYCVSLKHVLVVDLAVVTTGFLMRAMVGGLALGIPLSRWFLITTGFGALFMVSAKRYSEAVQMAGKAGATRALLTEYTTGYLRFVWQLAAGAAVLGYCLWAMEEGGVPHTSVLPWRQLSMVAFILAVLRYAVFADRGTAGEPEDVVLRDRALALIGLAWLAMYGLAVANW, encoded by the coding sequence ATGAGTGAGACGGCCATCCTGCGGCAGCGCGCCCCCGAGCAGCCGTCCGCGCCCTCCCGCAGGGGCGGTCTCCTGGCCGGTCTCGTCCGGACCGCGCGCCCCAGACAGTGGGTCAAGAACGTCCTCGTGGTCGCCGCCCCGGCCGCCGCGGGCGAACTCTTCTCCCGGTACGCCCTGACCCGACTCGCCCTCGTCTTCGTCCTCTTCACCGCCTGCGCCGCCGCCGTCTACCTCGTCAACGACGCCCGCGACGCCGACGCCGACCGCGCCCACCCCGTCAAGCGGCACCGCCCGGTCGCCGCCGGACAGGTGCCCGTGCCCGTCGCCTACGCCGTCGGCGGCGCCCTCGGCGTGCTCGCGCCGTTCGCCGCGGCCTGGCTGTGCGGCCCGGCCGTCGCCGCCCTGCTGACCGCCTACCTCGGCATGCAACTGGCGTACTGCGTCAGCCTCAAGCACGTCCTCGTCGTCGACCTGGCCGTCGTCACCACCGGCTTCCTGATGCGGGCCATGGTCGGCGGACTCGCCCTGGGCATCCCGCTGTCGCGCTGGTTCCTGATCACGACCGGGTTCGGCGCGCTGTTCATGGTGTCGGCCAAGCGCTACTCGGAGGCCGTGCAGATGGCCGGAAAGGCGGGCGCCACGCGCGCGTTGCTCACCGAGTACACCACCGGCTACCTCCGCTTCGTCTGGCAGCTGGCGGCCGGTGCCGCCGTCCTCGGCTACTGCCTGTGGGCCATGGAGGAGGGCGGCGTCCCGCACACCAGCGTGCTGCCCTGGCGCCAGCTGTCCATGGTCGCCTTCATCCTCGCGGTCCTCCGGTACGCCGTGTTCGCCGACCGCGGCACCGCCGGCGAACCCGAGGACGTCGTCCTGCGCGACCGGGCGCTCGCCCTCATCGGCCTGGCGTGGCTGGCGATGTACGGCCTGGCGGTGGCCAACTGGTGA
- a CDS encoding GtrA family protein → MTTRAWPGPAAPGRRELLGFAAAGLLAYAVDLVLFTYLRGPAALDPLTAKALSFVAACAVAYAGNALGPYRTARVRGLRPFAVFFAVNLAGAAVQLLCLAVSHYGLGLTSQRADTVSGAVVGMALATVLRFWGTRTWVFRAEGRVGSWTG, encoded by the coding sequence GTGACCACGCGCGCGTGGCCGGGCCCCGCGGCCCCCGGCCGCCGCGAGCTGCTGGGCTTCGCCGCCGCCGGTCTCCTCGCCTACGCCGTGGACCTGGTCCTCTTCACGTACCTGCGCGGCCCCGCCGCGCTCGACCCGCTCACCGCCAAGGCCCTGTCCTTCGTGGCCGCCTGCGCGGTCGCCTACGCGGGCAACGCCCTCGGCCCCTACCGGACCGCGCGGGTCCGGGGTCTGCGCCCGTTCGCCGTGTTCTTCGCGGTGAACCTCGCCGGGGCCGCCGTCCAGCTGCTCTGCCTCGCCGTCAGCCACTACGGCCTCGGCCTCACCTCCCAGCGCGCGGACACCGTCTCCGGCGCGGTCGTCGGCATGGCGCTGGCCACGGTCCTGCGGTTCTGGGGTACCCGTACATGGGTGTTCCGGGCGGAGGGCAGAGTCGGATCATGGACTGGCTGA
- a CDS encoding YihY/virulence factor BrkB family protein, whose amino-acid sequence MDWLKRLPVVGPWAERLMITHAWRSYERLDRVKWTRLAAAMTFTSFVALFPLLTVAATIAAATLSTEQQNTLQDKIAEQVPGISDQLDIAGLVDNAGTVGLIAGAVLLFTGISWAGSMRECLRAVWELPDEEENPVLRYAKDAGVLIGLGGALLVTIAASAVASAMIGWITRQLGIDEGGWSGALLHVAAFLVAVLADFLLLLYVLTLLPGVEPTRHRLFVAALTGAVGFELLKLLLSGYLQGVAAKSMYGAFGVPVALLLWINFTSKLVLFCASWTATQSKRDELPGLTGESGGAPDPAAASGG is encoded by the coding sequence ATGGACTGGCTGAAAAGGCTCCCGGTGGTCGGACCGTGGGCGGAGCGGCTGATGATCACCCACGCGTGGCGGTCGTACGAGCGGCTGGACCGCGTGAAGTGGACGCGGCTGGCCGCCGCGATGACCTTCACCAGTTTCGTCGCGCTGTTCCCGCTGCTGACCGTGGCCGCCACCATCGCCGCCGCCACGCTCAGCACGGAGCAGCAGAACACGCTCCAGGACAAGATCGCCGAGCAGGTGCCCGGCATCTCCGACCAGCTGGACATCGCCGGACTGGTGGACAACGCGGGCACGGTCGGGTTGATCGCGGGCGCCGTGCTGCTGTTCACCGGCATCAGCTGGGCCGGCTCCATGCGCGAGTGCCTGCGCGCGGTGTGGGAGCTGCCCGACGAGGAGGAGAACCCCGTCCTGCGCTACGCCAAGGACGCGGGCGTCCTGATCGGCCTCGGCGGCGCGCTGCTCGTCACCATCGCCGCCTCCGCCGTCGCCTCCGCGATGATCGGCTGGATCACCCGCCAGCTCGGCATCGACGAGGGCGGCTGGAGCGGGGCCCTGCTGCACGTCGCCGCGTTCCTGGTCGCCGTCCTCGCCGACTTCCTGCTGCTGCTCTACGTCCTGACGCTGCTGCCCGGCGTCGAGCCGACCCGCCACCGCCTGTTCGTGGCGGCGCTGACCGGCGCGGTCGGTTTCGAACTGCTGAAACTGCTGCTCAGCGGCTACCTCCAGGGCGTGGCCGCGAAGAGCATGTACGGCGCGTTCGGCGTGCCCGTGGCGCTGCTGCTGTGGATCAACTTCACCTCGAAGCTGGTGCTGTTCTGCGCCTCCTGGACGGCGACGCAGAGCAAGCGGGACGAACTCCCGGGCCTCACGGGCGAGTCCGGCGGCGCACCAGATCCGGCAGCGGCCAGCGGCGGTTGA
- a CDS encoding D-alanyl-D-alanine carboxypeptidase, giving the protein MPAPKKTARRSLLVTSAVLSSLALAAPAAVAAPSPSPSPSGSPSATPPASMSTVGGARLGQPGTQVNLASGVPVLPKDLSARSWIVADAESGDVLAAHNAHWRLAPASTLKMLFADTLLPKFPSTAKHKVAPSDLAGIGAGSSMVGIKEDETYTVHDLWLGVFLRSGNDAVHVLSAMNKGVANTVKEMNEHAEELQALDTHVVSPDGYDAEGQVSSAYDLTLIARSGMQKKDFREYASTVTAKFPGETKKDKKGKTVRKSFEIQNTNRLLAGDSDVPVYQGIAGVKNGNTTNAGATFTGVAERNGKVLLVTVMNPEKAEHNEVYKETARLFDWGFKAAGKVQPVGELVPPKSAAQASAQPGANSSGEAGGSGDGGSGTAGTGAKPVASAPAADGSSGIGVALGITGGVLVLLAGGAFLVNRRWPLPDLVRRRTRP; this is encoded by the coding sequence GTGCCCGCTCCGAAGAAGACCGCCAGGCGATCCCTGCTGGTCACCTCCGCCGTCCTGTCGTCCCTCGCCCTGGCCGCGCCCGCCGCCGTCGCCGCCCCGAGCCCGTCGCCGAGCCCCTCGGGCAGCCCGTCGGCCACTCCCCCGGCGTCGATGTCGACCGTCGGCGGCGCCCGGCTCGGGCAGCCGGGCACGCAGGTGAACCTGGCGAGCGGCGTGCCGGTGCTGCCGAAGGACCTGAGCGCCCGGTCCTGGATCGTCGCCGACGCCGAGTCCGGTGACGTGCTGGCCGCCCACAACGCGCACTGGCGCCTCGCCCCGGCGAGCACGCTGAAGATGCTGTTCGCGGACACGCTGCTGCCCAAGTTCCCGAGCACCGCGAAGCACAAGGTCGCGCCCTCCGACCTGGCCGGTATCGGCGCGGGCTCCAGCATGGTCGGGATAAAGGAGGACGAGACCTACACGGTCCACGACCTGTGGCTGGGCGTCTTCCTGCGCTCCGGCAACGACGCCGTGCACGTGCTGTCCGCGATGAACAAGGGCGTCGCGAACACGGTCAAGGAGATGAACGAGCACGCCGAGGAGCTCCAGGCCCTCGACACGCACGTCGTCAGCCCGGACGGCTACGACGCCGAGGGGCAGGTCTCCTCCGCGTACGACCTGACGCTGATCGCCCGCTCCGGGATGCAGAAGAAGGACTTCCGCGAGTACGCCTCGACGGTCACCGCGAAGTTCCCCGGCGAGACGAAGAAGGACAAGAAGGGCAAGACGGTCCGCAAGTCCTTCGAGATCCAGAACACCAACCGGCTGCTGGCCGGGGACTCGGACGTCCCCGTCTACCAGGGCATCGCCGGCGTCAAGAACGGCAACACCACCAACGCGGGCGCCACCTTCACCGGCGTCGCCGAGCGGAACGGCAAGGTGCTGCTGGTCACGGTCATGAACCCGGAGAAGGCCGAGCACAACGAGGTCTACAAGGAGACCGCCCGGCTGTTCGACTGGGGCTTCAAGGCGGCCGGGAAGGTGCAGCCGGTGGGCGAGCTGGTGCCGCCGAAGAGCGCCGCGCAGGCCAGCGCGCAGCCCGGCGCGAACTCCTCCGGTGAGGCCGGTGGCTCGGGCGACGGCGGCAGCGGCACGGCCGGGACCGGCGCCAAGCCGGTGGCCAGCGCCCCGGCCGCGGACGGCTCCAGCGGCATCGGGGTCGCGCTCGGCATCACCGGGGGTGTGCTGGTGCTGCTCGCGGGCGGCGCGTTCCTGGTCAACCGCCGCTGGCCGCTGCCGGATCTGGTGCGCCGCCGGACTCGCCCGTGA
- a CDS encoding metallophosphoesterase translates to MAIVFVLVALLVLAVLVTANWYVWRRLFRDTTRGPGLTRRLGAVLVAGGWTLAITALVAERTGAPFGLQQALAWPGFLWLALSIYLFLGVLAGEAVRPLLRWFLERRARTGTATGPVPGSDSGLDGAERTAGPQGDSGAGAPVAVPSDTAAATPGGGSAADASRRPLTTTASASTVPASTVPASTVPAPAPEPVTPEPVTPEPATPGPAAPAAPSRRLFVSRVVAGAAAAAAVGTVGYGTYGVLRGPKVKRVTVPLAKLPRAAHGYRIAVVSDVHLGPVLGRGFAQKVVDTINATQPDLIAVVGDLVDGSVKDLGPAAAPLAQLKARHGSYFVTGNHEYFSGAEQWVEEVRRLGLIPLENARREMPYFDLAGVNDVAGEEEGQGPDYARALGDRDTARACVLLAHQPVQIHDAVEHGVDLQLSGHTHGGQLWPGNLLAAAANPTVAGLERYGDTQLYVSRGAGAWGPPTRVGAPSDVTLIELASKQA, encoded by the coding sequence GTGGCCATCGTCTTCGTACTCGTCGCACTGCTCGTCCTGGCCGTCCTCGTGACGGCCAACTGGTATGTGTGGCGCCGCCTGTTCCGCGACACGACGCGAGGGCCCGGGCTCACCCGCCGCCTGGGCGCCGTGCTGGTCGCCGGCGGCTGGACCCTCGCGATCACGGCCCTCGTCGCCGAGCGCACGGGCGCCCCGTTCGGACTCCAGCAGGCCCTGGCCTGGCCGGGCTTCCTGTGGCTGGCCCTGTCGATCTACCTGTTCCTCGGGGTGCTGGCGGGCGAGGCCGTACGACCGCTGCTGCGGTGGTTCTTGGAACGGCGGGCGAGAACGGGGACGGCAACGGGCCCGGTCCCGGGCTCGGACTCGGGGCTCGACGGGGCGGAGAGGACGGCGGGCCCCCAGGGGGACAGTGGCGCCGGTGCGCCCGTAGCAGTGCCTTCCGACACGGCGGCGGCCACCCCGGGGGGCGGCAGCGCCGCGGACGCCTCACGCCGGCCGCTCACTACCACCGCGTCCGCGTCCACCGTGCCCGCGTCCACCGTGCCCGCGTCCACCGTGCCCGCGCCCGCGCCCGAGCCCGTCACGCCCGAGCCCGTCACACCCGAGCCCGCGACGCCCGGGCCCGCCGCACCCGCCGCCCCCTCCCGCCGTCTCTTCGTCTCCCGGGTCGTCGCCGGGGCCGCCGCGGCAGCCGCTGTCGGGACCGTGGGATACGGCACGTACGGCGTGCTGCGCGGGCCGAAGGTGAAGCGGGTCACCGTGCCGCTGGCCAAGCTGCCGCGCGCCGCGCACGGGTACCGGATCGCCGTGGTCAGCGACGTCCACCTCGGCCCGGTCCTGGGCCGCGGCTTCGCCCAGAAGGTCGTCGACACGATCAACGCGACCCAGCCCGACCTGATCGCGGTCGTCGGCGACCTGGTGGACGGGAGCGTCAAGGACCTCGGCCCCGCGGCCGCACCGCTGGCCCAGCTGAAGGCCCGGCACGGCTCCTACTTCGTCACCGGCAACCACGAGTACTTCTCCGGCGCCGAACAGTGGGTCGAGGAGGTCCGGCGCCTCGGCCTGATCCCCCTGGAGAACGCCCGCAGGGAGATGCCGTACTTCGACCTGGCCGGAGTCAACGACGTCGCGGGCGAGGAGGAGGGCCAGGGCCCCGACTACGCCCGGGCCCTCGGCGACCGGGACACCGCCCGCGCCTGCGTGCTCCTCGCCCACCAGCCCGTCCAGATCCACGACGCCGTCGAGCACGGCGTCGACCTCCAGCTCTCCGGCCACACCCACGGCGGCCAGCTCTGGCCCGGCAACCTTCTCGCGGCCGCCGCCAACCCGACCGTCGCGGGCCTGGAACGCTACGGCGACACCCAGCTCTACGTCTCCCGCGGCGCGGGCGCCTGGGGCCCGCCCACCCGGGTCGGCGCCCCGTCGGACGTCACGCTGATCGAGCTGGCGTCCAAGCAGGCCTGA